A genomic region of Methylobacterium durans contains the following coding sequences:
- a CDS encoding efflux RND transporter periplasmic adaptor subunit, producing MPLLLAACQPAQEKAEAPPVRPVLYTLAKPVDRVVFGPFAGTVEPRYQSQLGFQIGGRVVARDVTVGDIVTKGQRLAALDPVVPRFALVRAEADVADARAQAENAAATEARTRRLMEGANVTQAQLDGAVANRDTAQARLAQAQSSLQKAQDQIGYTELKADFDGVVTQRSAEVGQVLSAGQAVVTVARPEEREAVVDIPEDLAGAMPKDGRFTVSLQSAPEVTAAGRVREVSPFADQSTRTRRIRMSLENPPSAFRLGATITVSLSRPVAPRFPLPATAILTENGRDSVWIVNAAGNAVARRDVALAERGPERVTVSGGLNPNERVVVAGVHSLQEGQTIRLSEEPL from the coding sequence ATGCCCCTCCTCCTCGCCGCCTGCCAGCCGGCACAGGAGAAGGCCGAGGCGCCGCCGGTACGGCCGGTGCTCTACACCCTCGCCAAGCCCGTCGACCGGGTCGTCTTCGGCCCCTTCGCCGGCACGGTGGAGCCGCGCTACCAGTCGCAGCTCGGCTTCCAGATCGGCGGCCGGGTGGTCGCCCGCGACGTCACGGTCGGCGACATCGTGACGAAGGGCCAGCGCTTGGCCGCCCTCGATCCCGTGGTGCCGCGCTTCGCCCTGGTGCGGGCCGAGGCCGATGTCGCCGATGCCAGGGCGCAGGCCGAGAATGCCGCGGCCACCGAGGCGCGCACCCGCCGCCTGATGGAGGGCGCCAACGTCACCCAGGCCCAGCTCGACGGCGCCGTGGCCAACCGCGACACCGCCCAGGCCCGCCTCGCCCAGGCCCAGTCGAGCCTGCAGAAGGCGCAGGACCAGATCGGCTACACCGAGCTGAAGGCGGATTTCGACGGGGTGGTGACGCAGCGCAGCGCCGAGGTCGGGCAGGTCCTGAGCGCCGGCCAGGCGGTCGTGACCGTGGCCCGCCCCGAGGAGCGCGAGGCCGTCGTCGACATCCCCGAGGATCTGGCCGGCGCGATGCCCAAGGACGGGCGCTTCACGGTCTCGCTCCAGAGCGCGCCCGAAGTCACGGCGGCGGGCCGGGTCCGCGAGGTCTCGCCCTTCGCCGACCAGTCGACCCGCACCCGGCGCATCCGTATGAGCCTGGAGAACCCGCCTTCCGCCTTCCGCCTCGGCGCGACCATCACGGTCTCCCTGTCGCGGCCGGTCGCGCCCCGCTTCCCGCTGCCCGCCACCGCCATCCTGACGGAGAACGGGCGCGACTCGGTCTGGATCGTGAACGCCGCCGGCAATGCCGTGGCCCGCCGCGACGTCGCCCTGGCCGAGCGCGGCCCCGAGCGCGTCACGGTGAGCGGCGGCCTGAACCCGAACGAGCGCGTCGTCGTCGCCGGCGTCCATTCCCTGCAGGAGGGCCAGACGATCCGGCTCTCGGAAGAGCCCCTGTGA
- a CDS encoding MarR family winged helix-turn-helix transcriptional regulator, which yields MGRTTKALREAGSAAVRHETIDPDIYVPALLTTLSNNLTRSASTFYRRHFGVGITDWRIMYRLASEPWVTAHHICNAAQLDKGVVSRSLAWMEKRGLVLVRGDETDARRRLVALSPAGHDLHDRITVVALERERNFLATLTTEETDAAIHLLRKLIGNLRAFQKPVAIPPPRDVPAATTVEAAGEVLAAAVRPRARAAAP from the coding sequence ATGGGTCGAACGACGAAGGCATTGCGCGAGGCCGGGAGCGCCGCGGTCCGGCACGAGACGATCGATCCGGATATCTACGTGCCGGCCCTGCTGACGACCCTCTCGAACAACCTGACGCGGAGCGCCTCGACCTTCTACCGGCGGCATTTCGGGGTCGGCATCACCGACTGGCGGATCATGTACCGGCTCGCCTCCGAGCCCTGGGTGACGGCGCACCACATCTGCAACGCGGCCCAGCTCGACAAGGGCGTGGTGAGCCGGAGCCTCGCCTGGATGGAGAAGCGCGGGCTGGTGCTGGTGCGCGGCGACGAGACCGACGCGCGCCGCCGCCTCGTCGCCCTGTCGCCCGCGGGCCACGACCTGCACGACCGGATCACGGTGGTGGCGCTGGAGCGCGAGCGCAATTTCCTCGCGACGCTGACGACCGAGGAGACCGACGCTGCCATCCACCTCCTGCGCAAGCTGATCGGAAACCTGCGGGCCTTCCAGAAGCCGGTGGCGATCCCGCCGCCCCGGGACGTCCCCGCCGCTACGACGGTCGAGGCGGCGGGCGAGGTCCTCGCCGCCGCGGTCAGGCCGCGCGCCCGCGCGGCGGCGCCTTGA
- a CDS encoding AMP nucleosidase, producing MIDDELRPMESVPDPSAAIDRLVALHAGATGALRAALDRFLDGGTPPDAAERLRFRYPELRVTYRPSGPVPRISRATAKLQVPGTYATTVTQPDHFRTYLMAQLQPLVEDYGVSLEVGLSGQEIPYPYVLEPGADLTRGGIGPAELATYFPVPLLSVVGDEIADGTWQQLPDAPRPLALFDAIRVDYSLRRLVHYTGCDWRHVQPWILLTNYHRYVDRFVRHGLDRLAAGEDGLEQMILPGGITVSRAEAAGADPAAIVAASPWHRFQMPAYHLVARRPDGSMEGTTLVNIGVGPSNAKTITDHLAVLRPHCWLMVGHCGGLRQSQRIGDYVLAHGYLRRDRILDELVPPDVPVPALAEVQLALQAAAGKVTGEQAETLKSRLRTGTVVTYDDRNWELRFSQERRRINLSRAIGVDMESGTIAAQGYRLRVPYGTLLCVSDKPLHGEIKLPGAANAFYERAVAEHLLIGLAALDALRADRAGLHSRKLRSFDEPPFR from the coding sequence GTGATCGACGACGAGTTGCGACCGATGGAATCGGTGCCCGACCCTTCTGCGGCGATCGACCGGCTCGTCGCGCTCCATGCCGGAGCGACCGGCGCCCTGCGGGCAGCGCTCGACCGCTTCCTCGACGGCGGAACGCCGCCGGATGCCGCCGAGCGGCTCCGCTTCCGCTACCCGGAACTGCGCGTCACCTACCGGCCGTCCGGGCCCGTGCCGCGGATCAGCCGGGCGACGGCGAAGCTCCAGGTGCCGGGTACCTACGCCACAACCGTGACCCAGCCCGACCACTTCCGCACTTACCTGATGGCGCAGCTCCAGCCGCTCGTCGAGGATTACGGCGTCAGCCTGGAGGTCGGGCTCAGCGGTCAGGAGATCCCGTACCCCTACGTCTTGGAGCCCGGAGCCGACCTGACGCGCGGCGGGATCGGGCCGGCCGAACTCGCGACCTACTTCCCCGTCCCGCTCCTCTCCGTCGTCGGCGACGAGATCGCGGACGGGACATGGCAGCAGCTCCCGGACGCGCCGCGCCCGCTCGCCCTCTTCGACGCGATCCGCGTCGACTACTCCCTGCGCCGGCTCGTGCACTACACGGGCTGCGACTGGCGCCACGTGCAGCCCTGGATCCTGCTGACAAACTACCACCGCTACGTCGACCGCTTCGTGCGCCACGGCCTGGACCGCTTGGCCGCGGGCGAGGACGGCTTGGAGCAGATGATCCTGCCGGGCGGCATCACGGTGAGCCGTGCCGAGGCGGCCGGCGCCGACCCGGCCGCGATCGTCGCCGCCTCACCCTGGCACCGCTTCCAGATGCCGGCCTACCACCTCGTCGCCCGGCGACCGGACGGGTCGATGGAGGGCACCACGCTCGTCAACATCGGGGTCGGCCCCTCGAACGCCAAGACGATCACCGACCATCTCGCGGTGCTGCGGCCCCATTGCTGGCTGATGGTTGGGCATTGCGGGGGACTGCGCCAGTCGCAACGCATCGGCGACTACGTCCTTGCCCACGGCTACCTGCGCCGCGACCGCATCCTCGATGAGCTGGTGCCCCCGGACGTGCCGGTTCCGGCGCTCGCCGAGGTGCAGCTGGCGCTTCAGGCCGCCGCCGGAAAGGTGACCGGCGAGCAGGCCGAGACGCTGAAGAGCCGCCTGCGCACCGGCACCGTCGTCACCTACGACGACCGCAATTGGGAGTTGCGCTTTTCGCAGGAGCGGCGGCGCATCAACCTGTCCCGCGCGATTGGCGTCGACATGGAGAGCGGCACCATAGCCGCCCAGGGATATCGCCTGCGCGTCCCCTACGGCACGCTGCTCTGCGTCTCCGACAAGCCGCTTCACGGCGAGATCAAGCTGCCGGGCGCCGCCAACGCCTTCTACGAGCGGGCAGTGGCCGAGCACCTGCTGATCGGCCTCGCCGCCCTCGACGCCCTCCGCGCCGACCGCGCGGGCCTGCACTCGCGAAAGCTGCGCAGCTTCGATGAGCCGCCCTTCCGCTGA
- the tsaA gene encoding tRNA (N6-threonylcarbamoyladenosine(37)-N6)-methyltransferase TrmO: MSEVDGASAEDGFERRPGEEWTALPTEFDAGLYFIGRISTPWTRRSECPKNGRQTNAVCTVRVDPAFVPALQNVEGASHLILLYWMDRAARNLVRQRPRHADGSRGTFSLRSPARPNPVALSVVELIRRDGDTLVVQGLDCLDGTPLLDIKPYYASTDSRPEATVERSGR; encoded by the coding sequence ATGAGCGAGGTGGACGGCGCATCGGCGGAGGACGGGTTCGAGCGCCGGCCCGGCGAGGAGTGGACCGCGCTTCCGACCGAGTTCGATGCCGGCCTGTACTTCATCGGCCGGATCTCGACGCCCTGGACCCGCCGCTCCGAGTGCCCGAAGAACGGACGCCAGACGAACGCAGTCTGCACCGTGCGGGTCGACCCGGCCTTCGTGCCGGCCCTCCAGAACGTCGAGGGCGCGAGCCACCTGATCCTGCTCTACTGGATGGACAGGGCCGCGCGGAACCTCGTGCGGCAGCGGCCGCGCCACGCCGACGGAAGCCGGGGCACTTTCTCGCTGCGCTCGCCCGCCCGGCCGAACCCGGTCGCCCTCTCTGTCGTCGAGCTCATCCGGCGCGACGGGGATACGCTTGTGGTGCAGGGCCTCGACTGTCTCGACGGGACGCCGCTCCTCGACATCAAGCCCTACTACGCCAGCACCGATTCGCGGCCCGAGGCCACGGTGGAGCGGTCGGGACGCTGA